From one Agathobaculum sp. NTUH-O15-33 genomic stretch:
- a CDS encoding HD domain-containing protein — protein sequence MKTILQLSDFHIKATMGEPEDNVVFCTMVDFIKGLNLSNIILVYNGDVIDSKCIGRRIPESSSAEEKAALWEKEASTAFALAEKYFAYLMRELDIANNRMIICCGNHDVNMFAAGNNKVVCELHNVEYGDRRFSLISRFIDKMIMKKNTYETHFRKIEGINFLVLNSHWIDKGTQKLCVDCDSIEKNIEKNKDALIKTKNNLSKQHNVLVAHAPRTDYCEHALLTYPENEYTAVLDQIETLFGLQLYGDKHTDSAHNYDYIVGAPLDSDHITCGLHQFSDTNQYYHRTIVYKDEKWQIVGSLNDIERILELSESSLKRQALRYLFGTKEVHNLAERVKSFEAVRSGPEWRLIDILFRSFATLQQPQAGMAGNVISAKDGLINTLSQLIQKSEKRVSVTLRGEARLGKSLFMSITYLNLLYKFGSGTFDFLPIYINLEEIIHTHSRQNENKDSAAYVNKIKRKVEDILRQGLDLSKKYNCRPCCMIDGLSQHVFYHNARIEKMIDQTINSKEFQPYAHFIYGIDTDEDLNLEFTPQQIARDAEYLIYFNRIRTHKVNSTIKYENFIRAFCDLNSYEDDAYDCIMENINRMQILEIDLNILVVFGEYLCKRNTHTFFDMLDDFVRSKLGNANIAKAAEMSYHLYMGKPQKNYTWIREHVKQISNQDFEVIRTQKLIARYLLAANYVLSAQNVKAITEISPHSGLDQLYGHEICSYIRGFVDKLNLHAEMISFAQLQYDKLSYTGKSTISHLLGRTRGDNDTILQLLAEQEQSLDQLAQAGTIASADFYEFSVAKRSICLSRIANSNNQDEMIDAYIDRLLSDKWERKVNRDFYLQFYGDRKAEDISIREDVVYEGFDIYNTYHLLASRLKTRIGANKHYPLLRLELFTLCDLVQVRIDSPLALRKNSEKKIRSFFYNSKYNTYDDPMAINILSSLIEIIDIYVRRFQKTNRKELFIQYLIHQKTAFETCKERMRSGDALRPDDLFDPGALLEELSQLERVKKTGWCIPDKQDSLSKADYLRIVQNGEQHETTLEHVFEAYLIGLLFLPSKSYTHSDYDKQKILNMLLIHDMGEAYTGDYPPCCVQYEGMKELESNYCEKVFLSGTHRDVADLTEYLKLWFSWDDQTITDYNIKIAKDIDKLQMLYKLLTLLYKRELHLTRARFLDFWKAVNTIRTDEGKKIFNVIIANNRAFTETAQEYDVPLQKFELE from the coding sequence ATGAAAACGATCCTTCAGCTGTCAGATTTTCATATCAAAGCGACAATGGGGGAGCCGGAGGACAATGTTGTTTTTTGCACAATGGTGGATTTTATCAAGGGGCTCAACCTATCGAATATTATTTTGGTATATAACGGGGATGTAATTGATAGCAAATGTATCGGCCGGCGTATTCCAGAATCCTCTTCGGCGGAAGAAAAGGCGGCGCTATGGGAAAAGGAAGCTAGCACAGCCTTTGCATTGGCCGAAAAGTACTTTGCCTATCTGATGCGGGAACTTGATATTGCGAATAACAGAATGATCATATGCTGCGGTAATCATGATGTCAATATGTTCGCTGCCGGAAATAACAAGGTGGTTTGCGAATTGCATAATGTGGAATATGGCGATAGGAGATTTTCCTTGATCAGCCGGTTCATTGATAAAATGATCATGAAGAAAAACACCTATGAAACACATTTCAGGAAAATTGAAGGAATTAATTTTCTGGTTCTAAACAGCCATTGGATTGATAAAGGTACGCAGAAGCTTTGCGTGGATTGCGATTCGATTGAAAAAAACATAGAGAAAAACAAAGATGCGTTGATTAAAACGAAAAACAATTTAAGCAAGCAGCACAATGTATTGGTGGCTCATGCGCCGAGAACGGATTATTGTGAGCACGCCTTGTTGACCTACCCGGAAAACGAATACACCGCTGTTCTTGACCAAATAGAAACACTGTTCGGTTTGCAGCTATATGGCGATAAGCATACGGATAGCGCGCATAATTATGACTATATTGTCGGCGCGCCCTTGGATAGCGACCATATCACATGCGGCTTGCACCAATTCAGCGATACCAATCAGTATTATCACCGTACGATCGTGTACAAGGACGAGAAATGGCAAATTGTCGGTTCTCTCAATGACATCGAGCGGATTTTGGAGCTGAGTGAATCGTCGCTCAAACGGCAAGCGTTACGGTATTTGTTCGGTACTAAAGAGGTGCACAATCTGGCGGAACGGGTCAAGAGCTTTGAGGCGGTTCGTTCCGGACCAGAATGGAGATTGATCGACATTCTTTTCCGTTCCTTTGCAACCCTGCAGCAGCCGCAAGCGGGCATGGCAGGCAACGTAATCAGTGCGAAGGATGGTTTGATCAATACACTATCACAGTTGATCCAGAAATCTGAAAAACGGGTAAGCGTAACATTAAGGGGCGAAGCCAGACTAGGGAAAAGCCTTTTTATGTCAATCACCTATTTAAATTTACTTTATAAGTTTGGCAGCGGTACCTTTGATTTTTTGCCGATCTATATCAATCTGGAAGAGATTATTCATACGCATTCCCGACAGAATGAGAATAAGGATTCGGCAGCCTATGTCAATAAAATAAAACGGAAGGTAGAGGATATACTCAGACAGGGACTAGATCTGTCGAAGAAATACAACTGCCGGCCGTGCTGCATGATAGATGGACTGAGCCAGCATGTATTTTATCATAACGCACGCATTGAGAAAATGATCGACCAAACGATCAATAGCAAAGAGTTTCAGCCATATGCACACTTTATTTATGGGATCGATACGGATGAGGATCTCAATCTTGAATTTACGCCGCAGCAAATCGCGCGCGATGCCGAATATTTAATTTATTTCAACCGGATCCGAACACATAAGGTCAATTCTACGATCAAATATGAAAACTTTATCAGGGCGTTTTGCGATTTGAACAGCTATGAAGACGATGCGTATGACTGTATCATGGAAAATATCAATAGAATGCAGATTCTAGAGATCGACCTGAACATACTGGTTGTTTTTGGAGAATACCTGTGCAAGCGAAATACACACACCTTCTTTGATATGTTAGATGACTTTGTTAGATCTAAACTGGGGAACGCCAATATAGCAAAAGCGGCAGAAATGAGCTATCACCTGTACATGGGGAAACCGCAAAAGAATTATACTTGGATCCGTGAGCATGTCAAGCAGATCAGCAATCAGGATTTTGAAGTGATCCGAACCCAAAAGCTGATTGCAAGGTATTTGCTTGCAGCGAACTATGTACTTAGCGCGCAAAACGTGAAAGCCATCACGGAAATATCGCCACATTCAGGTCTGGATCAGCTATATGGACACGAAATTTGTTCTTATATCCGGGGCTTTGTAGACAAATTGAATCTGCATGCGGAAATGATCTCGTTTGCGCAGTTACAATATGACAAGCTATCGTATACTGGGAAATCAACGATTTCGCACCTGCTGGGCCGCACGCGGGGAGATAACGATACAATTCTTCAACTTCTGGCAGAGCAGGAACAAAGCTTGGATCAGCTGGCGCAAGCAGGAACGATTGCAAGTGCGGATTTTTATGAGTTTTCTGTTGCGAAGCGGTCGATCTGTTTAAGCAGAATTGCAAATTCTAACAACCAAGATGAAATGATTGACGCGTACATCGACCGGTTGCTGTCCGATAAATGGGAGAGAAAGGTCAATCGCGATTTTTACCTGCAATTTTACGGCGATCGGAAGGCGGAAGACATTTCGATCAGAGAGGATGTCGTATACGAAGGGTTTGATATTTACAATACGTATCATCTTTTAGCGAGCCGTTTGAAAACGCGGATCGGTGCAAATAAGCACTATCCCTTGCTGCGGCTGGAACTTTTCACACTTTGCGATCTGGTGCAAGTTCGTATTGATTCGCCCCTTGCACTGAGAAAAAACAGCGAAAAGAAAATCCGTTCCTTTTTTTACAACAGTAAATATAATACATATGACGACCCTATGGCAATTAATATTTTATCATCACTGATTGAAATAATCGATATCTATGTCAGACGGTTTCAAAAAACGAACAGGAAGGAACTTTTTATCCAGTATCTTATTCATCAAAAGACTGCTTTTGAAACGTGTAAAGAAAGAATGCGTTCGGGGGATGCTCTGCGTCCGGACGATCTTTTTGATCCCGGTGCGCTTTTGGAAGAATTGTCTCAGTTGGAACGGGTAAAAAAGACTGGCTGGTGCATCCCGGATAAACAAGACAGCTTAAGCAAAGCGGATTATTTACGAATCGTTCAGAACGGCGAGCAGCATGAAACCACGCTCGAGCATGTGTTTGAAGCGTATTTGATCGGATTGCTGTTCCTGCCAAGCAAAAGCTATACCCATAGTGATTATGATAAGCAAAAAATTCTCAATATGCTGCTGATACATGATATGGGCGAGGCCTATACGGGCGATTACCCGCCATGCTGCGTGCAATATGAGGGGATGAAGGAGCTGGAAAGCAATTACTGCGAGAAGGTGTTCTTATCTGGCACGCACCGCGATGTAGCAGATTTGACGGAATATCTGAAGCTATGGTTTAGCTGGGACGATCAAACGATCACGGATTATAATATAAAAATAGCAAAAGATATCGATAAACTGCAAATGCTTTATAAGCTGCTCACGCTTTTGTATAAAAGAGAATTGCATTTGACCCGGGCACGCTTTTTAGACTTTTGGAAGGCGGTCAACACGATCCGTACCGATGAGGGAAAGAAAATATTTAACGTTATCATCGCGAACAATAGGGCGTTTACAGAAACCGCGCAAGAGTATGATGTACCGCTGCAAAAGTTTGAGTTAGAGTGA
- a CDS encoding DUF2971 domain-containing protein has product MINEIDIMYHYCSLETFMKVLVTNRIWLSHVQTTNDALDDRMFLSSLERVVKKHKGDELFNNNLLEKMALTYAQKVDFPYIACFTRNKNLLSQWRAYGDDGKGVCIGFDLSKFSCFDLMHVKYGHEQPLVQIDEVCYHDNDDELIEKFLSVSTILKEKHNCSSEEKILSMLMCGLEELSVYLKGEGFSEEEEIRMVYYPCYRELLANLSQIKLPQINGLPIHFRSKNSKLISYFEYPLPEDSICEIVLGPKSEVDFNQLTLFLNQYAPKIRREKKISYSSISYR; this is encoded by the coding sequence ATGATTAACGAAATTGATATCATGTATCATTATTGTTCCTTAGAAACTTTTATGAAAGTCTTGGTAACTAATAGAATTTGGCTATCCCATGTACAGACTACGAATGATGCACTTGATGACAGAATGTTTTTGTCATCATTGGAGCGAGTAGTAAAAAAGCATAAAGGCGATGAGCTTTTTAACAACAATTTATTAGAAAAGATGGCCTTAACTTATGCACAAAAAGTTGATTTCCCCTACATTGCTTGTTTTACACGCAACAAGAATTTATTAAGTCAATGGCGTGCATATGGGGATGATGGTAAAGGAGTTTGCATTGGATTTGATTTATCAAAATTTTCCTGCTTCGATTTAATGCATGTCAAATACGGACACGAACAGCCATTAGTGCAAATAGATGAGGTATGCTATCATGACAATGACGATGAATTAATCGAAAAGTTTTTATCAGTTTCTACTATTTTAAAAGAAAAGCATAATTGTAGTAGTGAAGAGAAAATATTAAGTATGTTAATGTGCGGTCTAGAAGAATTGTCTGTTTATTTAAAAGGAGAAGGTTTTTCTGAAGAAGAAGAAATTAGGATGGTATATTATCCATGCTATCGAGAATTGTTAGCTAATTTATCTCAAATAAAATTACCTCAAATTAATGGTCTTCCAATTCATTTTCGGAGTAAAAATTCAAAACTCATTTCATACTTTGAATATCCGCTACCGGAAGATAGTATATGTGAAATAGTGCTCGGGCCTAAATCAGAAGTCGATTTTAATCAACTTACACTATTCCTAAATCAATATGCGCCTAAAATACGGCGTGAAAAAAAGATTTCTTACTCCAGCATATCATATAGATAA
- a CDS encoding putative bifunctional diguanylate cyclase/phosphodiesterase: MKTMQDSRDEIEGLAKRLIKAYFVERDYTSLLSLISERISWVGAGRVEIGYDRRSLIELFARERQTYQGGWVISDEQYHIEQLGPDIAGGIITLTVQSDLTGGVAFRKPVRFSGVFRRERDGWKVVQFHHSMPFEEQAGETGFNVEKARRDYMEIERSLRQMLEQQGRKLQEQDGLTGLLNRPGFESRCREALAKPSEKRFAVLTFGVNHFRYINQLHGFDVGDNVLRSVAQNIQDKCVEGELCARLEKDHFAMLLTYSATKDLEQRIEEIRDCLLDEAMQQELRIHVTFAAGVYPIPAKSRRGVRQMLDKALIALQSAPREEGASRYAYYNDALETQLFRRNDLMERASDALKNGEFKLYIQPQVDLKTGQVTAGEALVRWVTAEEEIIGPDEFIPLFEENRFIRDLDFYLLEQLCKEMHGWAKQGLPPVEICSNQSRRHLCEAHYVEKFCAVLDKWQVPHGRIVVELTESAFVENDTEMYALSRRLHERGVRLAIDDFGTGYASLNVLSMLSADVLKLDRSLLQDFETNARSRVVLKKVVEMAHETQMQTVCEGIETKAQLDYVKSIGCDIGQGFFFLQTHPGESV, encoded by the coding sequence ATGAAAACGATGCAGGATAGCCGGGACGAAATAGAAGGTCTGGCAAAGCGGCTGATAAAGGCATATTTTGTAGAGCGCGACTATACTAGCTTGCTTTCTTTAATTTCCGAACGGATCAGCTGGGTAGGCGCCGGGCGTGTGGAAATCGGCTACGACCGCCGGTCGCTGATAGAGCTTTTTGCGCGGGAGCGACAAACGTATCAGGGCGGCTGGGTGATATCGGACGAGCAGTATCATATCGAACAGCTGGGGCCGGATATCGCGGGCGGTATCATTACCCTTACCGTGCAGTCCGATCTTACCGGTGGAGTGGCGTTCCGTAAGCCGGTGCGCTTTTCCGGCGTGTTCCGGCGGGAGCGTGACGGCTGGAAGGTGGTACAGTTCCATCATTCTATGCCGTTTGAAGAGCAGGCCGGGGAAACCGGGTTCAACGTGGAAAAGGCGCGGCGGGACTATATGGAGATAGAGCGGTCCCTGCGTCAGATGCTGGAGCAGCAAGGCCGAAAGTTGCAGGAGCAGGACGGCCTGACGGGCCTGCTGAACCGCCCGGGCTTTGAAAGCAGGTGTCGGGAGGCGCTGGCAAAGCCGAGTGAAAAACGGTTTGCGGTGCTGACGTTCGGGGTGAACCATTTCCGCTATATCAACCAACTGCACGGTTTTGATGTGGGGGATAATGTTTTGCGGAGCGTTGCGCAGAACATACAGGACAAATGCGTGGAAGGCGAGCTGTGCGCGCGTCTGGAAAAGGATCACTTTGCCATGCTGCTGACCTACTCGGCCACAAAAGATCTGGAGCAGCGCATAGAAGAGATACGCGATTGCCTGCTGGATGAAGCGATGCAGCAGGAGCTTCGCATCCATGTGACCTTTGCGGCGGGGGTGTATCCGATACCAGCCAAAAGCCGGCGCGGTGTGCGGCAGATGCTGGACAAGGCGCTGATCGCGCTGCAAAGCGCTCCGCGCGAGGAGGGCGCGAGCAGGTATGCGTATTATAACGATGCACTGGAAACGCAGCTGTTCCGAAGGAACGATCTGATGGAGCGCGCCTCGGACGCGCTGAAAAACGGAGAATTCAAGCTATACATCCAGCCGCAGGTGGACTTAAAGACCGGACAGGTGACGGCCGGGGAGGCGCTGGTTCGTTGGGTGACGGCGGAGGAAGAAATCATTGGGCCGGACGAGTTCATTCCGCTGTTTGAGGAAAACCGGTTCATCCGGGATCTGGACTTTTATCTCTTGGAGCAGCTTTGCAAAGAGATGCACGGCTGGGCCAAGCAGGGTCTCCCGCCGGTGGAGATATGCTCCAACCAATCCCGTCGGCATCTGTGTGAAGCGCACTACGTGGAAAAATTCTGCGCGGTGCTGGACAAGTGGCAGGTGCCGCACGGTCGAATCGTAGTGGAATTAACAGAAAGCGCGTTTGTAGAGAACGATACGGAGATGTACGCGCTTTCGCGCCGGCTGCATGAACGCGGCGTGCGGCTCGCCATAGACGACTTTGGAACAGGCTACGCCTCGCTGAACGTATTGAGCATGCTGTCCGCGGACGTGCTCAAGCTGGATAGAAGCCTGTTGCAGGATTTTGAGACGAACGCCCGCAGCCGCGTGGTGCTGAAAAAGGTGGTGGAGATGGCGCACGAAACTCAAATGCAAACCGTGTGCGAAGGCATAGAGACCAAAGCCCAGCTGGACTACGTCAAAAGCATTGGCTGCGATATCGGGCAAGGCTTCTTTTTTCTCCAAACCCATCCCGGTGAAAGCGTTTGA
- a CDS encoding HTH domain-containing protein: MGKRLFTQDEVETLEQNPNVFSVSPREIQYTNAFKEHFIERYMAGEGPTKIFTDAGFSVEMLGYKRVERASYHWRRAYEAGQLGKWKEINNDRTPRKLLLNVIREQQAQIRKLQKELRRARSKEGKSA, encoded by the coding sequence ATGGGTAAACGGTTATTTACACAGGACGAAGTGGAAACATTGGAGCAAAACCCAAACGTTTTTTCGGTATCGCCGCGTGAGATACAGTATACCAACGCGTTTAAAGAGCATTTTATCGAGCGGTACATGGCGGGAGAAGGACCGACGAAGATCTTTACAGACGCGGGCTTCTCCGTGGAAATGCTGGGGTATAAGCGCGTGGAACGGGCTTCCTATCACTGGCGGCGGGCGTATGAGGCGGGCCAGCTGGGGAAATGGAAGGAGATCAATAACGACCGCACGCCCCGCAAGCTGCTGCTGAATGTGATCCGTGAACAGCAGGCGCAGATTCGCAAGCTGCAAAAGGAACTGAGACGGGCGAGGAGCAAAGAGGGAAAGAGCGCATAG